The Nitriliruptor alkaliphilus DSM 45188 genome includes a region encoding these proteins:
- a CDS encoding tetratricopeptide repeat protein — MSDESTRYTEALQRFSGDLRMSQQVVQSMRDRGVPVEPVHHELLLRAHLAARDLDGAQRLIEEMTAAGHPPDPSVRWDLAVAAARSGRTDAALARLDELHAEGAEPDEAHAPAVLSVYLAAGRFPAARAVLRRMASRGQAAEDGEYVALLRDCLDRRAIKDTRAIVDLMAQVGKAPNPRLAADLVTMVARAGHTDRAIDLLERLTAAGVALPGEVHTELLLAHARAGDPAAAEARLQLMRDAGTEPSSFHVNAVLTARLAAGDADASWATAVALADRGRIPSGENLEALGRVSLAAKRLQAASGVVDWMLILGVPVPPQLFADVMSGHLKAGELDVALGVFEEAVRHGVPADRRVARDLVEGLVRADRLDDAKALLDRLRVAGILTHGRHYGTLLTALIRAKRIDDAVTMLTEMVTAGVAPTASDASKVVTAVLKGGKLDVAGRLVTALAAGGIHVDEPSYRELMWAHAKRGHAEQAQAVFEQMVAAGITPDDRHQKALDWASGRTERRLPDDPGGERDEAAVTDVAPEGATQAPEAATPPEPAAPEPEATAPEPDAVAPAPEPAPASGLPLVPPPAQAGPSAASDEAVAEATPEPEVTPEPEVQPEPEAQPEPEVTPEPEVTPEPEAQPEPASTPALPLTPPPAQAGPSADPGEAAAEGAPDQAPERAPDDAGSDEASTTDDEEEAEDAEDAEDAEDASGS, encoded by the coding sequence GTGTCGGACGAGAGCACCAGGTACACCGAGGCGCTGCAGCGCTTCTCCGGTGACCTCCGGATGTCGCAGCAGGTGGTCCAGTCGATGCGGGACCGCGGGGTCCCGGTCGAGCCCGTCCACCACGAGCTGCTGCTGCGAGCCCACCTCGCGGCTCGCGACCTCGACGGCGCCCAGCGCCTCATCGAGGAGATGACCGCCGCCGGCCACCCGCCGGACCCATCCGTGCGGTGGGACCTGGCCGTCGCCGCCGCCCGCTCCGGGCGGACCGATGCGGCGCTCGCACGCCTCGACGAGCTCCACGCAGAGGGGGCGGAGCCGGACGAGGCCCACGCGCCGGCGGTCCTGAGCGTCTACCTCGCCGCGGGACGCTTCCCGGCAGCACGAGCGGTCCTGCGCCGGATGGCCTCGCGGGGCCAGGCCGCCGAGGACGGCGAGTACGTCGCGCTGCTGCGCGATTGCCTCGACCGTCGGGCGATCAAGGACACCCGGGCGATCGTCGACCTGATGGCCCAGGTCGGCAAGGCGCCCAACCCGCGGCTCGCCGCGGACCTGGTCACGATGGTGGCTCGTGCCGGCCACACCGACCGGGCCATCGACCTGCTGGAGCGGCTGACCGCCGCCGGGGTCGCGTTGCCCGGTGAGGTGCACACCGAGCTGCTGCTCGCCCACGCCCGCGCCGGCGACCCCGCCGCGGCCGAGGCCCGGCTCCAGCTGATGCGCGACGCGGGGACCGAGCCGTCCTCCTTCCACGTCAACGCGGTCCTGACCGCCCGCCTCGCCGCGGGAGATGCGGACGCCTCCTGGGCCACCGCCGTGGCGCTCGCCGACCGGGGACGTATCCCCTCGGGCGAGAACCTCGAGGCGCTCGGCCGGGTGAGCCTGGCCGCCAAGCGCCTGCAGGCTGCGTCCGGTGTGGTCGATTGGATGCTCATCCTGGGCGTCCCCGTGCCACCGCAGCTGTTCGCCGACGTGATGAGCGGACACCTCAAGGCGGGCGAGCTGGACGTGGCGCTCGGCGTCTTCGAGGAGGCGGTGCGCCACGGGGTGCCGGCCGACCGGCGGGTCGCGCGCGACCTGGTCGAGGGGCTCGTGCGGGCCGACCGGCTGGACGACGCCAAGGCGTTGCTCGATCGGCTGCGCGTCGCTGGGATCCTCACCCACGGACGGCACTACGGCACGCTGTTGACCGCGCTGATCCGGGCCAAGCGCATCGACGACGCGGTGACGATGCTGACGGAAATGGTGACCGCCGGCGTCGCCCCGACGGCGAGCGATGCCTCGAAGGTCGTCACCGCCGTGCTGAAGGGCGGCAAGCTCGACGTCGCGGGCCGCCTCGTCACGGCGCTGGCGGCTGGCGGCATCCACGTCGACGAGCCGAGCTACCGCGAGCTGATGTGGGCCCACGCCAAGAGGGGCCACGCCGAGCAGGCCCAGGCGGTCTTCGAGCAGATGGTCGCCGCCGGGATCACCCCCGACGACCGGCACCAGAAGGCGTTGGACTGGGCGTCGGGCCGCACCGAGCGCCGCTTGCCGGACGATCCTGGCGGTGAGCGCGACGAGGCGGCCGTCACCGACGTCGCGCCCGAAGGCGCCACGCAGGCACCGGAAGCCGCCACACCGCCCGAGCCGGCCGCGCCGGAACCCGAGGCCACGGCACCGGAACCCGACGCCGTCGCGCCAGCGCCCGAGCCCGCTCCCGCGTCGGGCCTCCCGCTGGTCCCACCGCCCGCCCAGGCCGGACCGAGCGCCGCCTCGGACGAGGCCGTCGCCGAGGCGACGCCCGAGCCGGAGGTGACGCCCGAGCCGGAGGTGCAGCCCGAGCCTGAGGCGCAGCCCGAGCCGGAGGTGACGCCCGAGCCGGAGGTGACGCCCGAGCCTGAGGCGCAGCCCGAGCCGGCGTCGACCCCGGCGCTGCCGCTCACCCCGCCGCCCGCGCAGGCGGGCCCCAGCGCGGATCCGGGCGAGGCCGCGGCGGAGGGCGCACCGGATCAGGCACCCGAACGAGCGCCTGACGATGCCGGGTCCGACGAGGCGTCCACCACGGACGACGAGGAGGAAGCGGAGGACGCGGAGGACGCGGAGGACGCGGAGGACGCCAGCGGGAGCTGA
- the dapB gene encoding 4-hydroxy-tetrahydrodipicolinate reductase encodes MTIKVGVVGAAGRMGSEVCRAVHGADDLELVAAIDPSRAGDPLRDVAGVDTDLVVAEQLDALLEAGAEVAVEFTGPRTVGDNLRWLLEHGVHAVVGATGLADEDLAACKELSASGEANLLIAPNFAIGAVLLMQFAQEAAKHLPHVEIIERHHDAKVDAPSGTALRTAELIAEARREVPDAPGGDERHPGARGATHADVRVHSLRLPGIVADQDVVFGGLGQTLTISHRSLDRSSFMPGVLLACREVHGIHGCIVGLEHLL; translated from the coding sequence ATGACGATCAAGGTGGGCGTCGTGGGCGCCGCCGGACGGATGGGCTCGGAGGTGTGCCGCGCCGTGCACGGTGCCGACGATCTCGAGCTGGTCGCGGCGATCGATCCCTCCCGGGCGGGCGACCCACTTCGTGACGTCGCCGGCGTCGACACCGACCTCGTAGTCGCGGAGCAGCTGGACGCGCTGCTGGAAGCCGGCGCTGAGGTGGCGGTCGAGTTCACCGGCCCGCGGACCGTCGGGGACAACCTGCGGTGGCTGCTCGAGCACGGTGTGCACGCGGTCGTCGGGGCGACCGGCCTGGCCGACGAGGACCTCGCCGCGTGCAAGGAGCTGTCGGCGTCGGGCGAGGCGAACCTGCTCATCGCCCCGAACTTCGCCATCGGCGCGGTGCTGCTGATGCAGTTCGCCCAGGAGGCGGCCAAGCACCTGCCCCACGTGGAGATCATCGAGCGCCACCACGACGCCAAGGTGGACGCGCCGTCCGGGACGGCCCTGCGGACCGCAGAACTCATCGCCGAGGCGCGCCGTGAGGTCCCGGACGCGCCGGGCGGCGATGAGCGTCACCCCGGTGCCCGCGGCGCGACCCACGCCGACGTGCGTGTCCACTCGCTGCGCCTGCCCGGCATCGTCGCCGACCAGGACGTGGTCTTCGGGGGGCTCGGTCAGACCCTGACCATCTCGCACCGGTCGCTGGACCGCAGCTCGTTCATGCCGGGTGTGCTCCTCGCCTGCCGCGAGGTGCACGGCATCCACGGCTGCATCGTCGGGCTCGAACACCTCCTCTGA
- a CDS encoding MBL fold metallo-hydrolase, whose protein sequence is MSVRELVVLGTASQVPTRTRAHNGYLLRFDGVGVVVDPGEGTQRQLTLAGARIGSVRHVLITHAHGDHCLGLPGVLQRLSLEGVAGPVHVRFPAAATPYIERLRDATLYHDHTEVVLHPDGPGVVWEGPGPFRIRAVELSHGPAEHPVPTLGWRLEEPDGRRLDRARLQRAGVPPRARSELVASGHVTVDGRRVELREVSDPRPGQVVAVVMDTRDSDGAREAAAGADLLVIEATFLEADRSLAEEVGHLTAAQAAAIGRDVGARRVVLTHFSQRYSDTAGHLAEARAAAPDLDVVVAADLDRIPFPPRVGRG, encoded by the coding sequence GTGTCGGTCCGTGAGCTGGTCGTCCTCGGGACCGCGAGCCAGGTGCCGACCCGGACGCGTGCCCACAACGGCTACCTGCTGCGGTTCGACGGCGTCGGGGTGGTGGTCGACCCGGGCGAGGGAACGCAGCGGCAGCTGACGCTCGCCGGTGCGCGGATCGGGTCCGTGCGGCACGTGCTGATCACGCACGCGCACGGGGATCACTGCCTCGGGCTGCCGGGCGTGCTGCAGCGCCTGTCCCTCGAGGGGGTGGCGGGCCCGGTGCACGTGCGGTTCCCGGCCGCCGCAACCCCCTACATCGAGCGCCTCCGGGACGCGACCCTCTACCACGACCACACCGAGGTCGTGCTCCACCCGGACGGACCGGGGGTGGTGTGGGAGGGACCCGGACCGTTCCGGATCCGTGCCGTGGAACTGTCGCACGGGCCGGCCGAGCACCCGGTCCCGACGCTCGGGTGGCGGCTCGAGGAACCGGACGGCCGCCGGCTCGACCGCGCCCGACTCCAGCGCGCCGGCGTGCCGCCCCGTGCCCGCAGCGAACTGGTCGCCAGCGGCCACGTCACCGTCGACGGTCGGCGGGTCGAACTGCGCGAGGTCAGCGACCCACGCCCCGGTCAGGTCGTGGCGGTGGTCATGGACACCCGCGACAGCGACGGTGCGCGCGAGGCTGCGGCGGGGGCGGATCTGCTGGTCATCGAGGCCACGTTCCTGGAGGCGGACCGGTCCCTCGCCGAGGAGGTCGGCCACCTCACGGCCGCACAGGCCGCGGCCATCGGCCGGGACGTCGGTGCTCGACGGGTGGTCCTGACCCACTTCTCGCAGCGTTACTCGGACACCGCGGGCCACCTCGCCGAGGCGCGGGCGGCCGCCCCGGACCTCGACGTCGTGGTGGCGGCCGACCTCGACCGCATCCCGTTCCCGCCGCGCGTCGGCCGCGGTTGA
- a CDS encoding M16 family metallopeptidase, which produces MQDPQITVLPTGVRVVSDPMPAVRSVTLGMWIGVGSRDESPEQFGASHFLEHLLFKGTGRRSARDIAEALDAVGGEMNAFTSKEVTCFYARVLDDDLPLAFDVLADMLVDARNTPEDVEAERQVVLSEIDIHLDTPDDLVHSDLSEIVLGDHPLALETLGSVESITGLHRDTIHDHYLHHYRPENLTVAAAGAVDHDSLVKLTSELLGDLGRPGGTPPVRTGPSRYGARELRIRHRPTEQAHVVLGYPGLDQLDDDRWALRVLNVALGGGMSSRLFQELRETRGLCYSTYSYSSSYRDAGLVGAYVGTAPGKVDETLQVLRAELDRVRLDVDADEVARARGALAGGTVLGLEDTGSRMSRIGKQVATGVPIVTVDEALARIDAVTVEDVRRVADRLLGQPADLAVVGPFGEDETDRFAPALD; this is translated from the coding sequence GTGCAGGACCCCCAGATCACCGTGCTGCCCACCGGCGTCAGGGTCGTGAGCGATCCGATGCCGGCCGTCCGCTCGGTCACCCTCGGGATGTGGATCGGGGTCGGGTCACGCGACGAGTCCCCCGAACAGTTCGGGGCCTCGCACTTCCTCGAGCACCTGCTGTTCAAGGGCACCGGTCGCCGGTCCGCCCGCGACATCGCCGAGGCGCTCGACGCGGTCGGGGGCGAGATGAACGCGTTCACCTCGAAGGAGGTGACCTGCTTCTACGCGCGGGTGCTCGACGACGATCTGCCGCTGGCCTTCGACGTGCTCGCCGACATGCTGGTGGACGCACGCAACACCCCCGAGGACGTCGAGGCCGAGCGTCAGGTCGTGCTCTCCGAGATCGACATCCACCTCGACACCCCCGACGACCTGGTGCACTCGGACCTGTCCGAGATCGTGCTCGGTGACCATCCGCTCGCGCTCGAGACCCTGGGCAGCGTCGAGTCGATCACGGGGCTGCACCGCGACACCATCCACGACCACTACCTGCACCACTACCGGCCCGAGAACCTGACGGTCGCGGCCGCCGGGGCGGTCGACCACGACTCCCTCGTGAAGCTGACCTCGGAGCTGCTCGGCGACCTCGGCCGACCCGGCGGCACGCCACCGGTCCGCACCGGCCCGTCGCGCTACGGCGCCCGGGAGCTGCGCATCCGTCACCGGCCGACCGAGCAGGCCCACGTCGTGCTCGGGTACCCCGGGCTCGACCAGCTCGACGACGACCGCTGGGCGCTGCGTGTCCTGAACGTCGCGCTCGGCGGCGGGATGTCCTCGCGCCTCTTCCAGGAGCTGCGTGAGACCCGGGGCCTGTGCTACTCGACCTACAGCTACAGCTCCTCGTACCGGGATGCGGGGCTCGTCGGCGCCTACGTCGGCACCGCGCCCGGCAAGGTCGACGAGACCCTGCAGGTGCTGCGTGCCGAGCTCGACCGGGTCCGTCTCGACGTCGATGCTGACGAGGTGGCGCGCGCCCGGGGTGCCCTCGCGGGCGGCACGGTGCTCGGCCTCGAGGACACCGGGTCGCGGATGAGCCGGATCGGCAAGCAGGTCGCGACCGGCGTGCCGATCGTCACCGTCGACGAGGCCCTCGCTCGGATCGACGCGGTGACCGTCGAGGACGTGCGCCGCGTCGCCGACCGCCTCCTCGGCCAGCCAGCCGACCTCGCCGTGGTCGGGCCGTTCGGCGAGGACGAGACCGACCGGTTCGCCCCCGCGCTCGACTGA